A DNA window from Pseudomonas wuhanensis contains the following coding sequences:
- a CDS encoding CoA-acylating methylmalonate-semialdehyde dehydrogenase, whose amino-acid sequence MSLIPHLINGELVTEDGRTADVFNPSTGQAIHKLPLASRETIQKAIDSAKAAFPAWRNTPPAKRAQVMFRFKQLLEQNEARIAQLISEEHGKTLEDAAGELKRGIENVEFACAAPEILKGEYSRNVGPNIDAWSDFQPLGVVAGITPFNFPAMVPLWMYPLAIVCGNCFILKPSERDPSSTLLIAQLLLEAGLPKGVLSVVHGDKAAVDALIEAPEVKALSFVGSTPIAEYIYAEGTKRGKRVQALGGAKNHAVLMPDADLDNAVSALMGAAYGSCGERCMAISVAVCVGDQVADALVAKLTPQIKALKIGAGTTCGLDMGPLVSGQARDKVSGYIEDGVSAGATLVVDGRGLSVAGHEEGFFLGGCLFDNVTPEMRIYKEEIFGPVLCVVRVNSLEEAMQLINDHEYGNGTCIFTRDGEAARLFCDEIEVGMVGVNVPLPVPVAYHSFGGWKRSLFGDLHAYGPDGVRFYTRRKAITQRWPQRASHEASQFAFPSL is encoded by the coding sequence ATGAGCCTTATCCCGCATTTGATCAATGGCGAACTGGTGACCGAAGACGGTCGTACGGCCGACGTGTTCAACCCGTCCACCGGTCAGGCGATCCATAAGCTGCCATTGGCCAGCCGTGAAACCATTCAAAAAGCCATCGACTCGGCCAAAGCTGCGTTTCCGGCCTGGCGTAATACTCCGCCGGCCAAGCGTGCTCAGGTGATGTTCCGCTTCAAGCAATTGCTGGAACAGAACGAAGCCCGCATCGCCCAACTGATCAGTGAAGAACATGGCAAGACCCTGGAAGATGCGGCCGGTGAATTGAAGCGCGGGATCGAGAACGTCGAGTTCGCCTGTGCTGCACCGGAAATTCTCAAGGGCGAGTACAGCCGTAACGTTGGGCCGAACATTGATGCCTGGTCGGATTTCCAGCCATTGGGCGTGGTGGCCGGTATTACCCCGTTCAACTTCCCGGCCATGGTGCCGCTGTGGATGTATCCGCTGGCGATCGTCTGCGGTAACTGCTTTATCCTCAAACCGTCCGAGCGCGATCCAAGCTCGACGCTACTGATTGCTCAGTTGCTGTTGGAAGCCGGCCTGCCGAAAGGCGTGCTGAGTGTGGTGCATGGCGACAAGGCTGCGGTGGATGCCTTGATTGAAGCGCCGGAAGTCAAAGCCCTGAGCTTTGTCGGCTCGACGCCGATTGCCGAATACATCTACGCCGAAGGCACCAAGCGAGGCAAACGTGTCCAGGCGCTGGGCGGGGCGAAAAACCACGCGGTATTGATGCCGGATGCGGATCTGGATAACGCAGTCAGCGCATTGATGGGCGCGGCGTACGGTTCGTGCGGTGAGCGCTGCATGGCGATCTCGGTGGCCGTGTGCGTCGGTGATCAGGTGGCCGATGCGTTGGTGGCCAAACTGACTCCGCAGATCAAGGCGTTGAAAATCGGTGCCGGTACGACCTGTGGCCTGGATATGGGACCGCTGGTTTCCGGTCAGGCTCGCGATAAAGTCAGTGGCTATATAGAAGACGGCGTTTCAGCAGGTGCGACTTTGGTGGTGGATGGTCGTGGTCTGAGCGTGGCCGGTCATGAGGAAGGTTTCTTCCTGGGCGGTTGTCTGTTCGATAACGTCACGCCAGAAATGCGCATCTATAAAGAAGAGATCTTTGGGCCAGTGCTGTGCGTTGTTCGGGTCAACAGCCTGGAAGAAGCGATGCAACTGATCAACGATCACGAATATGGCAATGGCACCTGCATCTTTACCCGTGATGGGGAAGCGGCGCGGTTGTTCTGCGATGAGATTGAAGTGGGCATGGTCGGCGTCAACGTGCCGTTGCCGGTGCCAGTGGCTTATCACAGCTTTGGCGGTTGGAAGCGTTCGCTGTTTGGCGATTTGCATGCGTATGGTCCGGATGGCGTGCGTTTCTACACTCGTCGCAAGGCTATTACCCAGCGCTGGCCGCAGCGAGCGAGCCATGAAGCTTCACAATTCGCATTCCCTAGCTTGTAA
- a CDS encoding TetR/AcrR family transcriptional regulator: MTFEVPAHGGKPASRIRQKNEETIIKAAEDEFARHGFKGTSMNTIAQNAGLPKANLHYYFTNKLGLYVAVLSNILELWDSTFNTLTVEDDPAEALTRYIRAKMEFSRRQPQASRVFAMEVISGGECLSAHFNQDYRIWFQGRAAVFQAWIDAGKMDPVDPVHLIFLLWGSTQHYADFSTQICRVTGRTKLTKQDMEDAGNNLIRIILKGCGLTPAI; the protein is encoded by the coding sequence ATGACCTTTGAAGTCCCAGCCCACGGCGGCAAACCCGCCAGCCGCATTCGTCAGAAGAACGAAGAGACCATCATCAAAGCCGCCGAAGACGAGTTCGCCCGTCACGGGTTCAAAGGCACCAGCATGAACACCATCGCGCAGAATGCCGGGTTGCCCAAAGCGAATCTGCATTACTACTTCACCAACAAACTCGGTTTGTACGTGGCGGTGCTGAGTAACATCCTTGAATTGTGGGACAGCACCTTCAATACCCTGACTGTCGAGGATGATCCGGCAGAAGCATTGACGCGATACATCCGCGCAAAAATGGAGTTCTCCCGGCGCCAGCCACAGGCTTCGCGGGTCTTCGCCATGGAGGTCATCAGCGGCGGCGAATGCCTGAGCGCGCATTTCAACCAGGACTATCGCATCTGGTTTCAGGGCCGGGCGGCGGTGTTTCAGGCGTGGATCGACGCCGGCAAAATGGACCCGGTCGACCCGGTGCACCTGATCTTCCTGCTGTGGGGCAGCACCCAGCATTACGCCGATTTTTCCACGCAGATCTGCCGTGTCACCGGGCGCACCAAGTTGACCAAGCAAGACATGGAAGACGCCGGCAACAACCTGATCCGCATCATTCTCAAAGGCTGCGGCCTGACGCCTGCTATCTAA
- a CDS encoding ABC transporter ATP-binding protein: MSNPVPIPDQIPRLQLRRISKRYPGCLANDAIDLSIAPGEIHALLGENGAGKSTLMKIIYGVAHADSGEMIWQGQRVTMRNPAQARGLGIGMVFQHFSLFETLSVAQNIALAMGAAAGTPKQLEPKIREVSQRYGMALEPERLVHSLSIGERQRVEIIRCLMQDIRLLILDEPTSVLTPQEADELFVTLRRLATEGCSILFISHKLGEVRALCHSATVLRGGRVAGHCVPAQCSDRQLAHLMVGEAAELITEYPKVIGADSFLNVTGLSWHNPDPFGCSLKDIDLDVRSGEIVGVAGVAGNGQDELLALLSGEERLSRDDSATISFGGQPVAHLRPDARRKLGLAFVPAERLGHGAVPELSLADNALLTAFQQGLVSNGLIQRGKVEALAEDIIRRFGVKTPDAQAPARSLSGGNLQKFILGREILQQPKLLVAAHPTWGVDVGAAATIHRALIALRDAGAAILVISEDLDELFQISDRLAALCAGRLSPLKATVDTRLIDVGGWMAGQFDTPQSPAPVTL; this comes from the coding sequence ATGTCCAACCCTGTGCCGATCCCCGATCAAATACCTCGCCTGCAACTGCGCAGAATCAGCAAACGTTACCCCGGTTGCCTGGCCAACGATGCCATCGACTTGAGCATTGCACCCGGTGAAATCCACGCCCTGCTCGGCGAAAACGGTGCGGGCAAAAGTACACTGATGAAGATCATCTACGGCGTCGCTCACGCCGACTCAGGGGAGATGATCTGGCAGGGCCAGCGCGTGACCATGCGCAACCCGGCCCAGGCTCGCGGCCTCGGGATCGGTATGGTGTTCCAGCACTTCTCGCTGTTCGAAACCCTGAGCGTGGCACAGAACATCGCGCTGGCAATGGGCGCGGCGGCGGGAACACCGAAGCAGCTTGAGCCGAAGATTCGTGAAGTGTCCCAACGCTACGGCATGGCCCTGGAACCGGAGCGACTTGTCCACAGCCTGTCCATCGGCGAGCGTCAGCGGGTGGAAATCATTCGCTGCCTGATGCAAGACATCCGCCTGTTGATTCTCGATGAGCCGACATCGGTACTGACTCCGCAAGAGGCGGATGAGTTGTTCGTCACTTTGCGCCGACTGGCGACCGAGGGCTGCAGCATTCTGTTTATCAGCCACAAGCTCGGCGAAGTACGCGCGTTGTGCCACAGCGCCACGGTGTTGCGCGGCGGCCGGGTGGCCGGGCATTGCGTGCCGGCGCAGTGCTCGGATCGGCAACTGGCGCACTTGATGGTCGGTGAAGCCGCCGAGCTGATCACCGAGTATCCAAAGGTCATTGGCGCTGATTCTTTTTTGAATGTGACGGGATTGTCCTGGCATAACCCGGACCCGTTCGGCTGCTCCCTGAAGGACATTGATCTCGACGTGCGCAGCGGCGAAATCGTGGGGGTCGCCGGAGTGGCCGGCAATGGTCAGGATGAGTTGCTGGCCTTGCTCAGTGGAGAAGAACGACTGTCCCGCGATGACAGCGCAACGATCAGTTTCGGCGGGCAACCGGTGGCGCATCTGCGGCCGGATGCACGACGTAAACTTGGCCTGGCATTCGTCCCTGCCGAGCGTCTGGGCCACGGCGCGGTGCCGGAGCTGAGCCTGGCAGATAACGCCCTGCTCACTGCATTTCAACAGGGGCTGGTCAGCAATGGGCTGATCCAGCGCGGCAAGGTCGAAGCGCTGGCCGAAGACATTATCCGCCGCTTCGGGGTCAAGACACCCGATGCCCAGGCTCCGGCTCGCAGCCTGTCCGGCGGCAACTTGCAGAAATTCATCCTCGGCCGGGAAATCCTTCAACAGCCTAAATTGCTGGTGGCCGCGCACCCGACCTGGGGCGTGGACGTCGGCGCAGCCGCGACCATTCACCGGGCGTTGATTGCCTTGCGCGATGCTGGCGCGGCGATCCTGGTGATCTCCGAAGACCTCGACGAACTGTTCCAGATCAGCGACCGCCTCGCTGCGTTGTGCGCAGGTCGATTGTCGCCCCTGAAGGCTACCGTCGACACCCGCCTGATCGACGTTGGCGGCTGGATGGCCGGCCAGTTCGACACACCTCAATCACCTGCCCCCGTCACGCTTTAA
- a CDS encoding aspartate aminotransferase family protein has translation MNVPENAPTSLASQLKLDAHWMPYTANRNFQRDPRLIVAAEGSWLTDDKGRKVYDSLSGLWTCGAGHTRKEIQEAVAKQLGTLDYSPGFQYGHPLSFQLAEKITDLTPGNLNHVFFTDSGSECADTAVKMVRAYWRLKGQATKTKMIGRARGYHGVNIAGTSLGGVNGNRKLFGQAMMDVDHLPHTLLASNAFTRGMPEQGGIALADELLKLIELHDASNIAAVFVEPLAGSAGVLVPPQGYLKRLREICDQHNILLVFDEVITGFGRTGSMFGADSFGVTPDLMCIAKQVTNGAIPMGAVIASSEIYQTFMNQATPEYAVEFPHGYTYSAHPVACAAGLAALDLLQKENLVQSVAEIAPHFENALHGVKGSKNVIDIRNYGLAGAIQIAPRDGDAIVRPFEAGMALWKAGFYVRFGGDTLQFGPTFNSKPQDLDRLFDAVGEVLNKID, from the coding sequence ATGAACGTGCCTGAAAACGCCCCGACTTCCCTGGCCAGCCAGCTCAAGCTCGATGCTCACTGGATGCCCTACACCGCGAACCGCAATTTCCAGCGCGACCCGCGACTGATCGTGGCGGCCGAGGGCAGTTGGCTGACAGACGACAAGGGCCGCAAGGTCTACGATTCGCTCTCGGGTCTGTGGACCTGCGGCGCCGGGCACACCCGCAAGGAAATCCAGGAAGCGGTGGCCAAGCAATTGGGCACCCTCGATTACTCGCCGGGCTTCCAGTACGGTCATCCGCTGTCGTTCCAGTTGGCCGAGAAAATCACCGACCTGACCCCAGGCAATCTGAATCACGTGTTCTTCACCGACTCGGGTTCCGAGTGTGCGGACACGGCGGTGAAAATGGTTCGTGCCTACTGGCGCCTGAAAGGCCAGGCGACCAAGACCAAGATGATTGGTCGCGCTCGTGGTTATCACGGCGTGAACATCGCCGGCACCAGCCTCGGCGGCGTGAACGGCAACCGCAAACTGTTCGGTCAGGCGATGATGGATGTCGATCATCTTCCGCACACCTTGTTGGCGAGCAATGCTTTCACTCGTGGCATGCCGGAGCAGGGTGGTATCGCGCTGGCGGATGAATTGCTCAAGCTGATCGAACTGCACGATGCCTCGAACATCGCAGCGGTATTCGTCGAGCCATTGGCCGGCTCCGCTGGCGTGCTGGTTCCGCCGCAGGGGTACCTCAAGCGTCTGCGCGAGATCTGCGATCAGCACAACATCCTGCTGGTGTTCGACGAAGTGATCACCGGTTTCGGTCGTACCGGTTCGATGTTCGGTGCCGACAGCTTTGGTGTGACGCCGGACCTGATGTGCATTGCCAAGCAAGTCACCAACGGCGCGATCCCGATGGGCGCAGTGATTGCCAGCTCCGAGATCTATCAGACCTTCATGAACCAGGCGACGCCTGAGTACGCGGTGGAATTCCCGCACGGCTACACCTATTCCGCACACCCGGTGGCTTGCGCCGCAGGCTTGGCAGCACTCGACCTGCTGCAAAAGGAAAATCTGGTGCAGAGCGTGGCGGAGATCGCACCGCATTTCGAAAACGCACTGCACGGTGTGAAGGGCAGCAAGAACGTCATCGACATTCGTAACTACGGGTTGGCCGGTGCTATCCAGATTGCGCCTCGCGACGGCGATGCCATCGTTCGTCCGTTCGAAGCCGGCATGGCGCTGTGGAAAGCCGGGTTCTACGTGCGCTTCGGCGGCGACACCCTGCAGTTCGGCCCAACCTTCAACAGCAAGCCGCAAGACCTCGATCGCCTGTTCGACGCGGTCGGCGAAGTGCTGAACAAGATCGACTGA
- a CDS encoding ABC transporter permease, whose translation MDIDLLSNIFYAMVRCGTPLLLVALGELICEKSGVLNLGQEGMMLFGAVIGFIVALNSGNLWLGVLLAMLAGMLLSSLFALVALVFNANQVATGLALTIFGVGLSTFVGAAWVGKPLAGFEPVAIPLLSEIPLIGRMLFAQDLLVYLSFALFTLVAWVILKSRVGLIIQAVGENPDAASAMGLAVLRVRTLAVLFGGAMAGLAGAYLSLAYTPMWAENMSAGRGWIALALVVFASWRVWRLLLGAYLFGLASILHLVAQGLGLAIPSSLLAMLPYVATIVVLVLLSRDAVRTRLYAPVSLGQPWRAGH comes from the coding sequence ATGGATATCGATCTGCTGAGCAATATTTTCTACGCCATGGTTCGCTGCGGTACGCCGTTGTTGCTGGTGGCGCTGGGCGAGTTGATCTGCGAGAAGAGCGGCGTCCTCAACCTTGGTCAGGAAGGCATGATGCTGTTTGGTGCGGTGATCGGTTTCATCGTCGCGCTGAACAGCGGCAACCTCTGGCTTGGCGTGTTGCTGGCGATGCTCGCCGGGATGCTGTTGTCGTCGCTGTTTGCCCTGGTGGCGCTGGTGTTCAACGCCAATCAGGTGGCGACCGGGTTGGCGTTGACGATCTTCGGCGTGGGCCTGTCGACCTTTGTCGGCGCAGCGTGGGTTGGCAAACCGTTGGCGGGTTTCGAGCCGGTGGCGATTCCGTTGTTGAGTGAAATCCCGCTGATCGGGCGGATGCTGTTTGCCCAGGACTTGTTGGTGTACCTGTCGTTCGCGCTGTTCACGTTAGTGGCCTGGGTGATTCTGAAAAGTCGCGTCGGGTTGATTATTCAAGCAGTCGGCGAAAACCCGGATGCCGCCAGCGCCATGGGCTTGGCGGTGTTGCGAGTGCGTACGCTGGCGGTGCTGTTTGGCGGGGCGATGGCGGGGTTGGCCGGGGCTTATTTATCCCTGGCCTACACGCCGATGTGGGCGGAAAACATGAGTGCCGGTCGCGGCTGGATTGCCCTGGCGCTGGTGGTGTTTGCCAGTTGGCGGGTGTGGCGATTGTTGCTCGGAGCGTATCTGTTCGGTCTCGCCAGCATCCTGCATTTGGTGGCGCAGGGGTTAGGGCTGGCGATCCCGTCGAGCCTGCTGGCGATGCTGCCTTATGTCGCGACCATTGTGGTGTTGGTGCTGTTGTCCCGGGATGCCGTGCGCACACGGTTGTATGCGCCGGTTTCGTTGGGGCAGCCGTGGCGGGCCGGGCATTAG
- a CDS encoding MerR family transcriptional regulator, whose protein sequence is MRIGELAQASAVSRDTLRFYEQRGLIAAQRSANGYRDYPAEMVQLVLYIKTAQRLGFTLGEIGSSVAALWQAPDPANAVTQLLQDKLNLIETRIAELDVLRQELQHRLSQRCPLNP, encoded by the coding sequence ATGCGCATCGGTGAATTAGCCCAGGCCAGCGCTGTCAGCCGCGACACATTGCGCTTTTACGAGCAGCGCGGATTGATCGCCGCGCAACGTAGCGCCAATGGTTATCGCGACTATCCGGCGGAGATGGTGCAGCTGGTGCTGTACATCAAGACCGCTCAGCGACTGGGCTTTACCCTCGGCGAGATCGGCAGCAGCGTCGCCGCGTTGTGGCAGGCGCCCGACCCAGCCAATGCCGTTACCCAACTGCTGCAAGACAAACTGAACCTGATCGAAACTCGCATCGCAGAACTCGATGTCTTGCGTCAGGAACTGCAACATCGGCTGAGCCAACGTTGTCCTTTGAATCCGTGA
- a CDS encoding LysR family transcriptional regulator encodes MSSRRPDPLAQVSDFDIRLLRIFRSVVECGGFSAAESVLGIGRSAISQQMSDLEQRLGLRLCQRGRAGFSLTEEGREVYQSALQLLSALESFRTEVNGLHQHLRGELTIGLTDNLVTLPHMRITHALAQLKERGPDVQIQIRMIAPNEVEQGVLDGRLHVGVVPQASALSGLEYQPLYSERSLLYCAVGHPLFYVDDKQLDDERLNSQDAIAPTFRLPAEIQAHYQALNCTASASDREGMAFLILTGRYIGYLPDHYASLWVQQGRLRALKPKARFYDLSLASVTRKGRRPHLVLESFLESLAATR; translated from the coding sequence ATGAGCAGCCGTCGTCCCGATCCGCTGGCGCAAGTCAGTGACTTTGATATCCGCCTGTTGCGGATTTTTCGCAGTGTCGTGGAATGCGGCGGCTTCTCCGCGGCAGAATCGGTGCTGGGGATCGGTCGCTCGGCGATCAGCCAGCAGATGAGCGATCTGGAGCAACGCCTGGGCCTGCGTCTGTGCCAGCGAGGTCGCGCCGGTTTTTCCCTGACCGAAGAAGGCCGCGAGGTCTACCAATCAGCGCTGCAACTATTAAGTGCGCTGGAAAGTTTCCGCACCGAGGTCAACGGCCTCCACCAACACTTGCGCGGTGAGTTGACCATCGGCCTGACTGACAACCTGGTCACCCTGCCCCATATGCGCATTACTCATGCCCTGGCGCAGTTGAAGGAGCGTGGCCCGGACGTACAGATCCAGATCCGCATGATCGCGCCCAATGAAGTCGAACAAGGCGTGCTCGACGGTCGCTTGCATGTCGGCGTGGTGCCGCAAGCCAGCGCGCTATCGGGGCTGGAATATCAACCGCTCTACAGCGAACGCTCGCTGCTGTATTGCGCGGTCGGCCATCCGTTGTTCTATGTCGACGACAAACAATTGGACGATGAACGCCTCAATAGCCAGGACGCCATCGCCCCGACTTTCCGCTTACCCGCCGAGATTCAGGCCCACTATCAGGCGCTCAACTGCACCGCCAGTGCATCGGATCGCGAAGGTATGGCATTTCTGATTCTGACCGGGCGCTACATCGGTTACCTGCCGGATCACTACGCCAGCCTTTGGGTGCAGCAAGGCAGATTACGTGCGCTGAAACCCAAGGCACGTTTTTATGACCTGAGCCTCGCATCGGTTACACGCAAGGGCCGTCGCCCGCATCTGGTTCTGGAGAGCTTTTTGGAAAGCCTGGCGGCGACGCGCTGA
- a CDS encoding ABC transporter permease → MLLSLEPRGQQSRLMVWCSPLLAAVLTLGCGSLLFIALGHDPLLTLHTLLIAPISDLYGVSELLVKALPILLCALGLAVAYQARIWNIGAEGQLLLGALAGSALAVNIIDMQSRWALALILLVGTLAGAAWAGLTAWLRTRFNANEILTSIMLNYIALNLLLFCVHGPLKDPAGFNFPESAMFGDASRLPLLMEDGRVHAGVYFALLALVAVWVLLQKSFVGFQIKVLGLDKRAAGFVGFREKRLIWLALLISGGLAGLAGVCEVTGPIGQLVPQVSPGYGYAAITVAFLGRLNPIGILFSSLLMALLYIGGESAQMSMNLPQAITQLFQGMMLFFLLASDVLILYRPRLNLCWVRRTSTTAVHAGAL, encoded by the coding sequence ATGCTGCTTTCTCTCGAACCCCGTGGCCAGCAATCTCGCCTGATGGTGTGGTGCTCGCCGTTACTGGCGGCCGTGTTGACGCTGGGCTGTGGCTCGCTTCTGTTTATCGCCCTGGGCCACGATCCGTTGCTGACCTTGCACACGTTGCTGATTGCACCGATAAGCGACTTGTACGGCGTCTCCGAATTGTTGGTCAAAGCGCTGCCGATTCTGCTCTGCGCATTGGGCCTGGCGGTGGCGTATCAGGCGCGGATCTGGAATATCGGCGCCGAAGGTCAGTTGCTGCTCGGCGCCCTCGCTGGCAGTGCGCTGGCGGTAAACATCATCGATATGCAAAGTCGCTGGGCGCTGGCGCTAATCCTACTGGTCGGCACCTTGGCCGGTGCTGCATGGGCCGGACTGACGGCGTGGTTGCGCACGCGCTTCAACGCCAATGAAATCCTCACCAGCATCATGCTCAATTACATCGCCCTGAACCTGCTGCTGTTCTGCGTCCACGGCCCGCTGAAGGACCCGGCCGGGTTCAACTTTCCAGAGTCGGCGATGTTCGGCGATGCCAGTCGACTGCCGCTGTTGATGGAGGACGGTCGGGTTCATGCGGGGGTGTATTTCGCCTTGCTCGCGCTGGTGGCGGTGTGGGTGTTACTGCAGAAAAGCTTTGTCGGCTTCCAGATCAAAGTACTCGGGCTGGACAAGCGCGCCGCAGGTTTCGTCGGCTTTCGCGAGAAGCGGCTGATCTGGCTGGCGTTGTTGATCAGCGGCGGCCTGGCGGGGTTGGCCGGGGTCTGCGAAGTCACCGGGCCGATCGGTCAATTGGTGCCGCAAGTCTCGCCGGGTTACGGCTATGCGGCGATCACCGTAGCGTTTCTCGGGCGGCTGAATCCCATCGGCATCCTGTTTTCCAGCTTGTTGATGGCGCTGCTGTACATCGGTGGCGAGAGCGCGCAGATGAGCATGAACCTGCCGCAAGCGATCACTCAACTTTTCCAAGGGATGATGCTGTTTTTCCTGCTGGCCAGTGACGTGCTGATTCTCTACCGCCCGCGTCTGAACCTGTGCTGGGTACGGCGCACTTCGACCACCGCTGTACACGCAGGAGCCTTGTGA
- a CDS encoding SDR family oxidoreductase, translating into MSKAKNALIIGASRGLGLGLVKTLLADGWQVTATVRNPQSAEALQALGNVQIEKLDMDDQQAVIALSQQLKGEVFDLLFVNAGVKGPEVQTPGGATLAEVGQLFFTNAVAPINLAQRFVGQIREDSGVLAFMSSVLGSVTMPDAPELALYKASKAALNSMTNSFVTQLGEQKLTVLSLHPGWVKTDMGGEGADIDVETSTRGLIDQVNAYAGKGGHHFVNYRGETIPW; encoded by the coding sequence ATGTCCAAGGCAAAAAACGCACTCATCATCGGCGCCTCCCGGGGCTTGGGCCTCGGTCTGGTGAAAACCCTGCTGGCCGATGGTTGGCAAGTCACCGCCACCGTGCGCAACCCGCAGAGCGCCGAAGCCTTGCAAGCGTTAGGCAATGTGCAAATCGAAAAACTCGACATGGACGATCAGCAAGCAGTCATCGCCCTTAGCCAGCAACTCAAAGGCGAGGTGTTCGATCTGTTGTTCGTGAATGCCGGGGTCAAGGGGCCGGAGGTCCAGACGCCGGGCGGCGCGACGTTGGCCGAGGTGGGTCAGCTGTTCTTCACCAACGCCGTGGCGCCGATCAACCTCGCTCAGCGTTTCGTCGGGCAAATTCGTGAAGACAGCGGCGTGCTGGCGTTCATGAGTTCGGTGCTGGGCAGTGTGACCATGCCCGACGCGCCGGAACTGGCGCTGTACAAGGCCAGTAAAGCAGCGCTGAACTCCATGACCAACAGCTTCGTCACGCAATTGGGCGAACAGAAACTCACCGTGCTGTCGCTGCACCCGGGTTGGGTGAAGACTGATATGGGCGGTGAAGGCGCGGACATTGATGTTGAAACCAGTACCCGCGGGTTGATTGATCAGGTGAATGCGTATGCCGGCAAGGGCGGGCATCATTTTGTGAATTACCGGGGTGAGACCATTCCCTGGTAA
- a CDS encoding IMPACT family protein: protein MPFTLSGFCEYREEIRKSRFITLAGPITSAADAQAFIEQHSDLSASHNCWACKLGDQYRSTDDGEPGGTAGRPILAAIEAQDCDQVAVLVIRWYGGIQLGTGGLARAYGGGANKCLQGAPKVELISRVPVSCACAFGELALVKLRVAELGGLVVEETFTANGVELQLAIGDRQIETLQMQLADLSRGRILLQR, encoded by the coding sequence ATGCCTTTTACCCTCAGCGGCTTTTGCGAATACCGCGAAGAGATTCGCAAAAGCCGCTTCATCACCCTCGCCGGGCCAATCACCAGCGCAGCTGATGCTCAAGCGTTCATCGAGCAGCACAGTGATTTGAGCGCCTCGCACAATTGCTGGGCCTGTAAGCTCGGCGATCAATACCGCAGCACTGACGATGGCGAACCCGGCGGCACCGCTGGACGGCCGATTCTGGCAGCGATCGAAGCGCAGGATTGCGATCAGGTCGCGGTACTGGTGATCCGCTGGTATGGCGGCATTCAACTGGGCACCGGCGGCCTCGCCCGGGCCTATGGCGGCGGTGCCAACAAATGCCTGCAAGGGGCGCCGAAGGTCGAGCTGATCAGCCGGGTGCCGGTCAGTTGTGCCTGTGCGTTTGGCGAGTTGGCCCTGGTGAAGCTTCGGGTAGCGGAACTGGGCGGTTTGGTCGTGGAAGAAACCTTCACGGCCAATGGCGTGGAACTGCAATTGGCGATCGGCGATCGGCAGATAGAGACCTTGCAGATGCAGCTGGCGGATTTGAGTCGCGGGCGCATTTTGTTGCAGCGATAA